The Tenrec ecaudatus isolate mTenEca1 chromosome 12, mTenEca1.hap1, whole genome shotgun sequence genomic interval gggagaaagatatggctttctacttctgtaaagattgacaatctgggatcgaacttgatacttggtcagctgacctccccCTTAACCcagcctgaatttgctctagatgCAAGTACCTCTTGCTTGTTCCACGACAAAAATTTtacccctggctttttaaataacagatagatagatagatagatagatagatagatagatagatagatagatatagatagatagataacccaAAATGTAAACCTCATGTGCTCCACAATAAAAGGTTTTTAAACatctaaaaaaggaaaaaaggttctaaaattgcttgtggtgattgtacaactcttcttaatatgattaaactatggggttgtatggtttgtgaattatatgccaataaaacttttttaaaagaatgagtataaaaaataacaaaatatgaatgttagtgggaaataaaaaaagatcgacagtctcaaaaacccacaggggcagatctcctCTGTCCtgaaggtcactgagtcagaattgatgcaatGGTAGTGACTGAGACTGTATGCCTTAACCACACTGGCAGGCAGGCGCAGGATTTGGGTAGTTACAGCATCAGTCTCTCTGCTCTGTGTGAACTCTGAGACAGGCTAAACCATGATGACAGCCTTGCTGCGGCCCTGCAGGCAGACGGACACAGACTGGTGGATAAAATCTTTGCTCTGCTAGACCTAGAGACCAGGCTCCACCTTGGGAAGTGCATGACACTGCTGCTTTAAGGTGGCTATGCAGAGAGGCACACCGGTGGAGCGTAATGTGTTCTTAACAAACATGGCTTTCCTGCATTTACGTAGATGccactttggttgttggtttttggcTTCAGCATTTGCTTGGTTGCTATAATCACTCGCTGCTGGTTTTTCAGAGTCCTGATAAAGTTGGTCCTGCTGGTTTCTGCTTGTGTGTTTTGCTGGggggatggaggtgggggaggtggggggaaacatTGGGCTGGCCGCACAGTTATCTTGGTGTGGACCAGTATGTGTTTTTAATTTAGATAAACTTTTTGAAGAGGAACACTGTGCTTGAAAGGTCGATGCAAATTGCAGATCGAGTTTATtatttcttagtgccagctaggcttcctagtggttatcAATTCCACGATAACGGACACCTATGATCAGgtgtcagaggagccctggtggggtagtggtctctttgctaaccataaggtggtcagcggctgctccatggaagaaagatgaggcgttctactgccataaacagttccaggcttggaaacccacaggggcagttctactccgtcctgtagggtcgctatgaatccacatccactcgatggcagttttGTTTTGATGATCAGGTGTGATTTCAATCTAACTTGCGCTTCCGGATGGGGTCGAGATGGGCTAGGCATGGAACTGAGACAGGCAGGCACTTGGGGCATGGAGTGGAAGAGCCCTTGTGAGAAGACAAAGCAAGGCCGCTTGAATCACGGGGCATTGTCCACATGGGTTTTGAAGGCGCGCAGAAGCAGAGTGCATCTTGGGCGGGAGAGGAGAAGGAGAAACCAGATGCCAAATTCCAAAATCCTCACTGAGAGTGCAGGAAGATAACAGAAGTGAGAAGAGGTAGGGCGGTGGTGGAACTGGACAGCATGGGCTTCTCCTAAGGGGGAAGTTGTCACAGTTTCACAAGTGGAGCCACAGGCACAGGAAAGGTAGGTCTCTTCAAGAGTTTCTATCAAACCAAGAGATAGCATAGGTCTTCTGTCAAGATGTTGAGGGGAAAGGGTGCAGGTGGAATAAGTGATAGGAAAGGCAGTAACCCCAAACGGCctttcctagtgaccctataggaccgggtagaactgccccagtgagtttcccagACCGCAATTgtaaacaggagtagaaagcccatctttctccctcggagaggctggtggtttcgaactgatgacctttaAACAGAGCGCAGGGAAACTGCAGGTTAACAAAGGCTTGCTACCAAAGAAGGCTCAGTTGAGTTTCCAGGAGTCCTCCACCTTCcagatgccgccaccctttcctaCAGCTCCTCCTAtgggggtgaccccccaaccataatattattttcgttgctacttcatcactgaaattttgctactggtatgaatcgtcatgtgaatatctgataggcaggatgtatttttattattacaaattgaacatcattaaagcatcctgatgaatcacacacacaaaaagatgtcattctatattgtgaaatatttatttctagggacaagtaaatgaaattttgtcttgaagcatggggtagcTTGGGTCTTTACACCGGGTCCTCATAGGTGGGCATGTCTGCATGTGggtagacctgcctggagacagatagagaagccgtgttggtgtcttggttcctaaaaccatcgttaagacatgttttccgatggtcttaggcgacccctgtaaaagggtcctttgaccctcaaaggggtctcgacccacaggttgagaaccgctgctttggaGTAAGGCGTCCCTGTTGGAGGATGGGCAGTAGCAGGGGttgggagctgggagggggcagggaggtcagtggggaagggggcaggggtcTGTTTCCCAAGTGCAGTTAGCACTTTGGAAGGTAAATGTTTTCAAGCCTGGGCAAAGCTCAGGCCAGGATGTGCTGGGAGGAGCCTGGCGCTGGTGCCATGGTACGGTTGGTGAGTTTAGTCTGAGCCAGGAATACCCTGATCCCCTCCCTCACTAGGGGCAGCTAAGCCTTTTAagcagaagggtcaccaggagaaGCTGGGATGTAGTCTGGGTCATGAGGCGGAGGGAATGGGTCAGAGGTGAGTCTGAGACTAAGAAGCCCCTCACCATCCATGACCTGGGGCATTCCTCCATCGCCCTCATCCTCGGGTGTCCCATCCGTGCCTCTCCTTCTAGGGAAACCAGCTCTCGGCAACGGGCGCCCGGCTCTGCGGGCATGGCCGCCCTGGTTCAGGACCTCCGCACGGAGCTCTCGCGCCAGCGGCTGGACCACGTGTGGACGGACACACACTACGTGGGGTTGCAGTTCCCGGACCCGTGAGCACCGGCAGGCCAAAGAGTGGAGGGGGCGCGGAGGCCGGcccgcggcgggggggggggttcgcTCACCCCCTCGCCCGCCCTGCTCGACTCTACAGGGAACACCCCAACACCCTGAGCTGGGTAGGTGAGGCCGGTGGGGACGGGGAGCAGCTGCCTCTGGAAGACCCCGAGGTCTACTGTCCCTACAGCGCCACGGGCAACGTCACGGTGAGCGCGGCCGGTCCCACCCCCGGGGTGCAGGTCGCCCTGACTCTTGGTCGAGGTGGGCACGCCTCAGCCCCCCTTCTCCATCTCCGCAGGGCGAGCTGGTGTACGCCCACTACGGGCGGCCCGAGGACTTGCAGTTGCTGCGCGCCCAGGGCGTGGAGCCGGCGGGTCACCTCCTGCTGGTGCGCGTGGGGATGGTCAGCTTTGCCCAGAAGGTGAGGCCCGTGGGGAGGCAGGTGTGGGCCTGTGCCCCCAGAGGGCCCTGCCGACTGGAAGCAGCTAGGAGGTCGATAAACGAGGGAAAGATAGACTTCAGGGGACTGTGAGAACATATTGGTAGGGAAGAGACGAGATCAGAGCCTCCGGGTAGAGCCTGGCCAGATGTAGGGGGACAGAAGTATATGTGTTGGGGTGGTGGGAGCCACCGTTGCTGTTTCTCATTTCTCCTACCCTAATAAACCCCTTTTCCCCGGAGAAGGACTCGTATAGCCACCTCTCTTTCCCAGGTGGCCTGGGCCCAGGACTTTGGGGCCCGAGGAGTGCTCATCTACCCTGACCCAGCGGACCTGTCCTCGGACTCACACAAGCTAAGCCTGTCCAGGCACCGGGCTCTATATGGACATGTGAGTCTGGAGACCCAGGGAGCACCTCCTGGCCTTGGGCAGGACTGGCATGCTACTCTCCTTGGAGGTCTGTCCACAGTTTGAATGTGGGCATCCATCCCGCTCCCTCCAGGTGCACATGGGGACTGGGGACCCCTACACGCCCGGCTTCCCCTCCTTCAATCAAACCCAGTTTCCTCCAGTCCAGTCCTCTGGCCTCCCCagaatcccagcccagcccatcagCGCCGACATTGCCTCCCGCCTGCTGAGGTGAGGGTCACCTACCACCCAGGAGAGGAAGAGGCCAGGCTGCAGCAGCCCAAGGGGAGCCTTGGAGTGAAGTAGTAAAAAAAGGCGCTTCTTCCTTGggtagagagccctggtggcacggtgggttatgtgtcattgggctgcaaaccagaaggtcatcggttcaaaaccgccagccgctcgtcaggagaaagaggaggctttctatttccaaaaagctttagtctcagaaacccccaggagcagttctactctggcctagagggtcactatgagctggaattgactcaatgagagtgagGTTTTTGAATGTTTCCTTGAGGAGGGGTGGGTTTGCAGCCTCTTCTGAGGCCCACAGTGGGGAGTGGAACCACAGCCAGATTCCAGCTGCAGACCCCACCCGGCTCATCTCTTGGGTAGGAGGCAACCTGCACACCTATCTGGGAGTCCTGGCTGCACAGCTCCCCCAACCAGGGTGCTGAGGCAGAGGGTGGTAAGGAAAGAGCAGAAAGGGGGCTTTGGACCCATCTGTGGCCCAGGTCTCTCTGCTACACCTGCTCCCTTCTGCCCCACTGTTCTCCAGGAAACTGGGAGGCCCTGTGGCTCCTCAGGAATGGCAGGGccacctcccagagtccccttacCGCCTGGGTCCCGGACCAACCCTGCACCTCAGAGTCAACAACCGCAGGGCCTCCACTCCCATCAGCAACATCTTTGGCTGCATCGAGGGCCGCTCTGAGCCAGGTGTGCTCTCTCACCCGGCATCCCGAGCTCTGAGAAGAGCCACCTCTCTACACCCTGGCCCAAGTGACACAGGGTCCTGCAGGAGGCCCACAGGGGAAGTGGGCGCAGTGCCCAGGGGAGGGAAGGGCAGCTTTAACTGAAGTGACAAGTTGGGACTGGGCCTAAGGGACATGACAGTGAGGAGACCACCTGCCCTCAAGTGGCGTAGGGAAGTCTTACACAGTAGTGAGTCCCCTGGCACTGGAGGTGAGCAAGCCTGCTGGATGGTGTTCCAGCAGAGTAGGATAAAGAGGTCCTAGTGGACAGATGGTCCTTTCGAGCATCATGAAGGTTCTTGAGCAGGAGCGTGGAGTGAGGGGAGCAGCCCTTTGTAGAAGAGCATGATGCCTATGAGAGTgagagagggggcagggaaaCCCCTGGTGAGCAGGATGCTGGTGAGGGAGGGGTGATGAGGGATTTAAAACCTGCCACCACCTGGTGAACAGTGCGACCTTGCTCACCAAGGAGAGAATGCTGCCTGGCACCTGCTGCTAGAGCCAGTTGTCCAGACAGGACCAGGGAAGAAGGAGCAGGTTTCTTTAAGGACTGCAGGGCTGTGGGCAGATGTGATGGGGTAAGGTGATGGAGATTGGGGAGGGCCAGGAGAGCTGATGCACTGGGCCCCTCCACTCCTGCCCCACATAGAAGGAGACACCTTGAGGGATTGATTGCCCGTGTTAAGAGGCCTCAACCATCCCCTCCCCTAGACCACTACGTTGTCATCGGAGCCCAGAGGGACGCCTGGGGCCCAGGAGCAGCCAACTCAGCTGTGGGGACTGCCATCTTGCTGGAGCTCGTTCGGACTGTGTCCTCCATGGTGAGCAAAGGTAAGGTCCGGGCCTAGGaggacagggtggggtgggacaggGCTGTGGCCTGagccaggactgggctgggaggcagTGAGGACATCTGGCCGGAGGGCAAGCCTCAGGCCTAGGTTTCAGACTTGCCTCTCCCACATTCTAGCTGCCTGGCCATGGCCAAGCcacttcccctccattccctcctctgaaaaTGAAAGTCGTGGCAGTACTTCAGAGTGACATTAAGCAGGAGTCTGGATTGGGTAGGAGGGGACCCAGGGGACCAGGGACTTAGCTTGGAACtcattctcctctctctctctctcctgtccccAGGCTTCCGGCCCCGGAGAAGTATTCTCTTCATTAGCTGGGATGGAGGCGACTTTGGGAATGTGGGCtccgtggagtggctggaggtGATGCTGGGATCCTGAGCAGGGTGGCTGGGCGGTAGAGAAAGGCATTTGGGTGAGGGGGGCACACTCTACTCCTCTCACCCACAGGGCTACCTGAGCGTGCTGCACCTCAAAGCTGTGGTCTATGTGAGCCTGGACAAAGCCGTGCTGGGTGAGGCGGGCAGTGCCACCAGCTGGGTCCCCCCTTCCCGCTCCTGTCCCCAAAGGGGGGGGCGATCTTGAAcctggcatctctctctctctctctctctctctctctctctctctctctcttcagggAATAACAAGCTACATGTCAAGACCAGCCCCCTGCTGACCAACCTCATCAAGAGTATCCTGAAGCAGGCAGGCGAGGGTCGCAGGGagcagggggtgctgtgggagacGGGAAGCTGGCCAAGCCAAGCCTGACTTGCGGGAGGGACCCCCCCTCACTACTGGCAGGTGGACTCTCCTAACCGCAGTGGGCAGACTCTCTACGAGCAGGTGTTCTCCAGCCCCAGCGGGGATGCGCAGGTGTAAGTAGGGGGCCGGAGGGGTTGCGGTGGGGAGGCTTGAGGAGGGAAGCCCACCGAGCCCCCCCTTACCTGCCTGTCCTCAGGATCCAGCCCCTGCCCATGGACAGCAGCGCTTACTCGTTCACCGCCTTTGCGGGTGTCCCGGCTGTTGAGTTTTCCTTCACGGAGGTGAGCCTTCCTTGTCCGGGGCCGCAGACCGCCCGCCCCACAGCCCGGCCCCGCTGCGCCCATGTCCAGCGCCGCCCTGTCCCGGCAGGATGGCCCGGTGTATCCGTACCTGCACACCAAGGAGGACACGTACGAGAACCTGCACGCCGCGCTGCGAGGCCGCCTGCCCGCCGTCGCCAAGGCGGTGGCCCAACTTGCTGGCCAACTCCTCATCCGACTCAGCCATGACCACCTGCTGCCTCTGGACTTCGGCTGCTACGGGGACGTGGTCCTCAGGCACATTGGCAGCCTCAACGAGTTCTCTGGGGATCTCAAGGTGCAAGATGCCCgcctctggggtggggtgggggcgctaCCTCCGCCTAAAATGCTGCCTaggcccctcctcccctccatctCTGGAGTCTTGGGTCCCTAGGCCCCAGCTGgtacccacccctgcccccagggatttgcactcccaccccaccccaggggtcCTCTTTCTGCCCCCAGCTCTCTTTGCCCTTGCCCCCTGCTACCACCTGCCAGGCCCATCCTCCGACATCGTGcccactcccccccacctcccggcGCCCCTACCCACCTACCTCCCCTGCCACGGTCCGGACCTGGGTCCTGGCCCCTGGCTGCCTGCCCCAGCCCGCGCCTCCGCCCCCAGGCCCGCGGGCTGACCCTGCAGTGGGTGTACTCGGCGCGGGGGGACTACATCCGCGCGGCCGAGAAGCTGCGGAAAGAGATCTACAGCTCGGAGGAGAACGACGAGCGGCTGACCCGCATGTACAACGTGCGCATTATGCGGGTGaggccccgccccgcgccccctcctcctccctcggtCTGCAGAGGGTCTGGGCTGGGGTCCCCCCACTTGCAGGGCCAAGgcgcctctcctctctcctctcctttctgCCCCCTCcggcctcccctctcctccttccaTGCTGCCATATTGATTGGAAGGGCCGACTGATCCATGACCTGGAAGCATGCATAGCTAGGGCTGGATGTAATGCTCTCAGACTGGCCAGGCTGGAGGACCTGAGCAACCATCGAGCCAGGGCCCTCAAAGGGAAGAAATGGGACAGGGGAGGACACGCAGCCCCCTAGTGACACTCACTCACCTGGTCAACAGGTGGCAAAGCTGGGGTGATCAACACACACAGCCGCCTCCCTCTGGAGGGGAACAGATGAGCCTGTATTCTGGGACCCACAGGACTAAAGGCTTCAGAGAGCATAGCAAACTTCCCCCGAGGCTGATGGCAGGATTCGGGGAGGAGGTGCCACCTGAAAGCTGAATCCTCTCTCCCTGTC includes:
- the TFR2 gene encoding transferrin receptor protein 2, yielding MERLRGLLQRAQALSLGTSQAIYKRVEGPQQGSLEEEEDSSSGGGDSREEGFQPVVHFCPMELRGPEARGSGARLKPLGSWVTAGRRSTPYLVLTALLIFTGAFLLGYVAFRGSCQACGDAVLVVNEDVNYEPGPDPHQGPLYFRDLQTMFHQFLGEGHLEDTIRETSSRQRAPGSAGMAALVQDLRTELSRQRLDHVWTDTHYVGLQFPDPEHPNTLSWVGEAGGDGEQLPLEDPEVYCPYSATGNVTGELVYAHYGRPEDLQLLRAQGVEPAGHLLLVRVGMVSFAQKVAWAQDFGARGVLIYPDPADLSSDSHKLSLSRHRALYGHVHMGTGDPYTPGFPSFNQTQFPPVQSSGLPRIPAQPISADIASRLLRKLGGPVAPQEWQGHLPESPYRLGPGPTLHLRVNNRRASTPISNIFGCIEGRSEPDHYVVIGAQRDAWGPGAANSAVGTAILLELVRTVSSMVSKGFRPRRSILFISWDGGDFGNVGSVEWLEGYLSVLHLKAVVYVSLDKAVLGNNKLHVKTSPLLTNLIKSILKQVDSPNRSGQTLYEQVFSSPSGDAQVIQPLPMDSSAYSFTAFAGVPAVEFSFTEDGPVYPYLHTKEDTYENLHAALRGRLPAVAKAVAQLAGQLLIRLSHDHLLPLDFGCYGDVVLRHIGSLNEFSGDLKARGLTLQWVYSARGDYIRAAEKLRKEIYSSEENDERLTRMYNVRIMRVEYYFLSQYVSPADSPFRHIFLGHGDHTLDALLDHLRLLRKDDSARPGGSPPGVAPSLGFQESRFRRQLALLTWTLQGAANALGGDVWNIDNNF